The Humulus lupulus chromosome 4, drHumLupu1.1, whole genome shotgun sequence genome has a window encoding:
- the LOC133829050 gene encoding transcription factor MYB106-like, translating to MGEALKRGPWTTEEDQKLLAYIQQHGHGSWRFLPKKAGLQRCGKSCRLRWTNYLRPDIKRGRFTLEEERTIIQLHALLGNRWSAIATHLPKRTDNEIKNYWNTHLKKRLAMMGIDPVTHKPQRNTLGSVAADPKDVSNLSHIAQWESTRLEAEARLVRESRILRQVDERNSNKSNITKPPADILAATSDELLKKMPTTFAPPRCIDILKAWESRLVLSKYNGRSDYDRTINDTIKSSTNGGSEAIPSFGFGGSTTTELCYMKVSSGTNGGSSLGFDEIFETWGNGGDDLFSEQVFATRHLEDNINLAPCNDHHNIGILTERDTCDEQYEVNRNYWNNIFNLVNWGPSNLPVL from the exons ATGGGTGAAGCTTTGAAGAGAGGTCCATGGACAACAGAAGAAGACCAAAAGCTCTTAGCCTATATCCAACAACATGGCCATGGAAGCTGGCGTTTCTTGCCCAAAAAAGCAG GTCTCCAAAGATGTGGAAAGAGCTGCAGATTGAGATGGACAAACTACCTCAGACCAGATATTAAAAGGGGAAGGTTCACATTGGAGGAAGAAAGAACAATCATTCAACTTCATGCTCTATTAGGAAACAG GTGGTCAGCTATAGCAACTCACTTACCAAAAAGAACAGACAATGAAATAAAGAACTACTGGAACACTCATCTGAAGAAAAGGTTGGCTATGATGGGTATTGACCCGGTTACCCATAAGCCGCAAAGGAACACTCTCGGCTCAGTAGCCGCCGACCCCAAGGACGTGTCCAACCTCAGCCACATAGCTCAGTGGGAGAGCACACGGCTCGAAGCTGAGGCTAGGCTGGTCAGAGAGTCAAGAATCCTTCGGCAAGTAGACGAGAGAAATAGTAATAAGAGTAACATTACGAAGCCGCCGGCTGATATCCTCGCCGCCACGTcagatgagctactgaagaagaTGCCGACCACTTTCGCGCCGCCGCGGTGCATCGACATCTTGAAAGCGTGGGAGAGCCGTCTGGTTTTATCGAAATATAATGGAAGAAGTGATTATGACCGTACAATCAATGATACTATCAAAAGTAGTACTAATGGTGGTAGTGAAGCTATCCCTTCCTTTGGATTCGGTGGTAGTACTACCACTGAGCTTTGCTACATGAAGGTGTCCAGTGGTACAAACGGCGGGTCATCCTTAGGGTTTGACGAAATATTCGAGACTTGGGGCAACGGCGGTGATGACTTATTTTCAGAGCAAGTATTCGCCACGCGCCACTTGGAGGATAATATTAATTTGGCGCCTTGTAATGATCATCATAACATCGGGATTCTCACTGAAAGAGACACTTGTGATGAGCAATATGAAGTGAACAGAAACTATTGGAATAACATATTTAATTTGGTGAATTGGGGACCCTCAAATTTACCAGTTTTATAA